The following nucleotide sequence is from Blastococcus sp. Marseille-P5729.
GGGCGTGCCCGCCGTCGAACTCGATGACCTGGACGCCGGCCTCCCGAAGCCAGCCGAGGTCGGCGGTGGACTCCAGCACCCACTCCGGGCGGGAGTGCTCGCGACGCAGCGTCTCGCGCTCGCCGGCTGCGCGGATCCGCCCGTCGGCGATGATCACAAGGTCGTCGCACAGCCGCTCCACGACCTCGAGCTGGTGCGAGGAGAACAGGACAGGTGCTCCGGCGTTGGCGACCTCGCGCAGGACGCCGAGCAGCGTCTCCACAGCGAGCGGATCGAGTCCGGAGAACGGCTCGTCGAGGATCAGCGCCTGCGGGTTGTGCATGAGGGCGGCGGCGATCTGGACCCGCTGCTGGTTGCCGAGGCTGAGCGATTCGAGGTCGTCCTTCGCGCGCTCACCGAGGCCGAGCAGATCGAGCAGCTCGGCCGCCCGCTTCTTGGCCGCGGGGGCGGGGATCGAGTGCAGCCGTGCCAGGTAGACCAGCTGCTCGTCGATGCGCATCTTGGGGTAGAGGCCGCGCTCCTCTGGGAGGTAGCCGATGGCCGCGCGGTAGTCGGCGGTGATCGGCTCGCCGTCGACGGTCACGCTGCCCGAATCGGCGCTCAGGACGCCGAGGATGATCCGCATCGTCGTCGTCTTGCCGGCGCCGTTGCCGCCCACGAAACCGGTCATCCGGCCGGGCGCGATGCTGAAGGAAACGTCGTCCAGTACTTTGCGGTCGCCGAACGAACGGCTGACCTCATGTAGCTCGATCATGCCTTCGACATTAGGGCGCCGGTCGGGCCGGCCGACTCCCCCGCGCGGCCAGAATCCCTCTCCCCCGTGAGAGGGAGCGGAGCTCAGCCGCCGGGCCGGACGACGCCGTGCTCGTAGGCCCAGATGACGGCGTGAATCCGGTCGCGGATCGCGAGCTTGCTCAGGATGCTCGACACATAGGTCTTCACGGTCGCCTCGCCGACGTACATCTTGGCGGCGATCTCGGCGTTCGACAGGCCCTGCGCGAGATGCAGCAGGGTCTCGCGTTCCCGCTCGGTCAGCTCATCGAGTGCCTCGGGTGATGGAGGTACCTGCTCCTGCCGTGTGGGGACGGCGAACCGCTCCAGCACCCGGCGGGTCACGGACGGCGCCAGCAGCGCGTCACCGCGGGCAAGCGCGTGGACGGCGTCGATGAGCTGCTCCGGCTCGGCGGTCTTCAGCAGAAAGCCGCTGGCCCCGGCCTGCAGTGACTCGAACAGGAAGTCGTCACGATCGAAGGTTGTCAGCATCAGCACCGAGCCCGTGCTGTCGCCCGCGCAGATCTGCCTGGTGGCGGCCAGCCCGTCGAGCACCGGCATCTGCACGTCCATGCAGATGACGTCGGGCCGGAGCTCGCTCGCGAGCCGGACCCCTTCCTGCCCGTCGGCTGCTTCCCCGACGACCTGG
It contains:
- a CDS encoding ABC transporter ATP-binding protein yields the protein MIELHEVSRSFGDRKVLDDVSFSIAPGRMTGFVGGNGAGKTTTMRIILGVLSADSGSVTVDGEPITADYRAAIGYLPEERGLYPKMRIDEQLVYLARLHSIPAPAAKKRAAELLDLLGLGERAKDDLESLSLGNQQRVQIAAALMHNPQALILDEPFSGLDPLAVETLLGVLREVANAGAPVLFSSHQLEVVERLCDDLVIIADGRIRAAGERETLRREHSRPEWVLESTADLGWLREAGVQVIEFDGGHARFVAETQDEADRVLHAAIERGSVTRFAPHIRPLTEIFQEVVR
- a CDS encoding response regulator transcription factor — translated: MTRILLVDDQALVRAGFRTILESEPGFQVVGEAADGQEGVRLASELRPDVICMDVQMPVLDGLAATRQICAGDSTGSVLMLTTFDRDDFLFESLQAGASGFLLKTAEPEQLIDAVHALARGDALLAPSVTRRVLERFAVPTRQEQVPPSPEALDELTERERETLLHLAQGLSNAEIAAKMYVGEATVKTYVSSILSKLAIRDRIHAVIWAYEHGVVRPGG